In Pleuronectes platessa chromosome 8, fPlePla1.1, whole genome shotgun sequence, the genomic stretch CTCACTTATCTTTCCTGTGATTCCGTCATCTAAAGGAAACAGAGCTGATAAAATGGCAGACTTTGTCACTGGGGATCATAAAGGACGAAACAGTAGCATAACACATTCAACAGGATAAAATACAGGGCAAAATTATGTTTACACTAGTCGAGCGGCAATAGTTTGTTAATGAATCTATCGGACAATTGAAAGAAAAGTTGTGTAGACGTTGTGAAGCCGTGTGGGAGTTGGTGTTTTCACCAccattacagtgtgtgttttgctggGAGAGCCCCAGCAACTAGACATGCAGCAAACGGAAATGAATAATCGTGATCCATTAAGAGTGACTAatacagtggaaggaaaaaactgCTTACTGGCAAACTGGCTAaacagtgtgttttttcttgGAGATACTTCATTTATTCTGGAGGATATAGCAGAGCAGGAAAAAGCCAGTGGTAAAGCAGGTCtgacgcaattaaaaggcgACCTGTAGTGTCACACAAAATTGTGCTTTGCATTTTACAGACTCAACTAGGAAAAGAGCCATTCAGCaggttaaataattattttttaggTGCACCTCCGTGCACTACACTGTCCCACAGGACGGTTTAGAGAGTGAGCCACCAGCTattagcagcagcaggagagggacCTGAGGTCGGATTTACAGCGGCCTGGTGACAGAAGCCAAAATACTCTCATCAGGACTTGTGTTAATGCAATGCTGAAATCTGACAAGGGATTTAAAAAAGTGCAGGTGCCACAGTAAAAACCACGATTGTGCCGGTAGAAATTCCCCCATTCAGTGTGCTGGTATTGGAGCCATATCGCCGAGGAAAGTCACACAGCAGGGAGGGTAAGGCTTTGACTGAAAGTACATTTGAAAATAGCCGAAAGGATGAAGAACACCGAGCTGTCACATGGACATCAGCCTTTAGACTAACTGCAAGTTAAGATTGTATTCATCGATTCTATTTTGGCCATAGACAGTAAAGAAGACAGACGACgcatctcttcttcctccgagTATACAGAAATGTCGTAATAGCTCGGATatgaaagctgccatcttgcgcatttggagccagagtctgtgctgaTGTAatcgggggatggagccgtGGTATCTGGGTCTTGCCAACACATATGCTCAACAAATATCAATTCAGCCTCAGCTGTTAATTAATGACGTTTCCGCCcatttttacagcatcaaataactacttAAAACCAAACTTCAACAAACATAAGGCTGAAGAActatctaaaatgacagaaacatttacttgatgtgtttgtttccctcaTGTCCCATCCAACATGAAGGAGGATGGATTTACAAtcaatactgcagccaaccaccagatAACTTCAGTTTTCATCAAAAGGAGACACTTTTGcattttttcaataaaaatatTTACCCAATATATTTTTGTAGTTGGAGCTTTACTCAAGTCTTTTGAGAGTTGTCCAGCTAACTTGTAACTAACTAGagattttgatgtttttgtttaaaatggTCTGAGCAGCCAGCCATATCATAACGTGACTAAACGACTTCCAGCGTGAGCTGTCTCAAAGAGCCAAAGCTCAGGTTAAGCTCCTGGCTTCATGTTGCTTCTCTTTCCCAAGCTTCTCCAGGACTAAGGTATGTCAGGTGACATGATCACGCTGGTGGCATGAGCCCACATTCACAGGAATACATGCCCCCACCCAAACCACACAATTTACAGCCTCAATTCGGGGGAGAATAACAAAAAGTTAACTGAGGAATGCATCCTGGATAGTGTAGGGGTGGAAGCAGTGATATTTGACTTTCCAGGTGTTAACATAGCCTCCCAACAAATAACTGACCTACTTCATTTGCTATCTGCACTTCTTTGCCCTGAAAAGAAGCCAACTGTGTGAGATACAGACGCCTGGAAGGGGGGGGCAAATATTTGGCCAGGAGTAGCTATGGCAACACATCCCGACTTGGGTTACAAAAGGatcaaggccccccccccccccccccccctgcaagtGTATTTACTGTCATTAACTTGGTTTTGAATAGAGAAAAGGTGATTAAAATGGAAACCTCTGTTGCCAGTGATGACTCTGTTTAATAATCGTAATAATCTGACTCTGATGACTTGAGACATGGGAATGGATTGTTTGGGCCTTTGAACTCAGATACAATCAACCCGAACATTAGATCCCGTATCCATTTGACAACTTTCTACTAAGTCTAtcctttttttatctttttcttaaGAATGTGAGAGTTCTAGTAAGAGTCATTCTAGTATTTTCAATGGTTTAACGTATTCCTAGCACTGGGGGGGACTACAGTTGTAAAGAATGACTGTTCCATTGTAACTATGCTTCTGTTAccgttctgttttcttttttagataATCACTTTGTCTATGAAATCATATTACAGttctaaaaaaaagaatttgtgTGACCATCAGCTCACAACCATGATGTCTAATTTCCATTGACATATAACAACCAACCCACCACATATGAGAAGCTGAAATGATCATATTTGTACGCACATGTCTACATCATGTTAGGAAGCGATGGTTATCAGAGCAGCAGCTTAAATATGCAATGTAAAGAAGATAATAAGCAACAGTTTAGATCACATCTTAATTTAATAGTTTACACAAGTGAAGCACAATGTAGCTGGGTGTTGAAAGGTGAAACCTAATTTAAGTTTCtcattattaacattattatcgtttataattattattatatccaaCCACACAACATGGCTGCATGTAAAAGAAACTGGAAATGATGTTTAAACAGATGACTCTCTTTACAACCTGCATTTTACTACACACATCAGGAGTTATGTCATCACAGGGTAGGCTGTTGGCTCCAATGGACAAAATTGTGTATTTATCCAAAAGGTTTGATTAAAAAGTGAATTGGaaatgggggaggggggggggggcttttattaatctgaattgatcctctctttttttcttccataaTGTGTTTTTCAACGCGTTCAAAGAAACGACCcatgaagaggaagagaccGAGACGGACACTTGAAGCCAACCTGACATTTCCCGGACATCACTCACCGCTTTAAGTTGCTCCAGTCGGTCCTTCATCTTTCCGATGGTCGATTCAACACGTTTCTAACCGAGCGGATGAAAACAGGGTTGAAAAGCTAGTCCCGGTGCGTGGactcctccaccagctgctggGCTCGCTGTCCGTCACAAACCCTCCGCcactgagaaacaacatgaaacTCCGCTAAACTCCCGAGTCTGAGGAGGACAACACTCTTTTTCCCGGCGACAACAACCTTCCCGTCGTTTTTTTCCATACAATATGGCTGCTGGGTTTAAACCCGGTGTTTTCTCGTCGCTAAATCTCCTCGGGCCGCGGATTAAAACAACAGTTGTGTGCAGCAGTTTAATCTGTGTCTCTCCGCGCTGGACTGTAATCATACTAAAACGCACTTCTCCGTCTCACGCATGCGCGCTGCGAGCCCCGTTCACCGGGGAGGAGGCCACGCCCTGAACCACCTGCAGCAGGGTGATGCGTTCAGGTGAATAACACAGACTTGACACACCTCACCGCCTGAATGAAGGCTTTCGTCTGTAAagcagtgtgtaggatttatgTGAGAGGATGATAGACTGTagaggatctattggcagaaactgaatatgaaataatcctgaAAAAGTGTATTTCATCTAAACAGTACAAATAATTGCTTTctctaccctagaatgggccctttatatttaaatactgccACCACGTTGTTTGCAGTAGTCcgaactggacaaactaaacaccttttgagtgtttatgacaactgaaggttccctctcatgtttggaaggggaggatgaggtgaggggtgttcagctgcaacatgaaacgtCTCCACTAGATTTCACTAAATTCTatatacactgaacctttaaatagactgttttaaattaaactggCCGCAGAGAACTTCCATATACATGTACATAAAGAGATGGTAAGGTGAAACGACAAGGAAACATGGTAGAATCTCCTCGTGATCACTAAAAGATTCAAGAATATTTTTGTCTTTGAAGAAACACAAGGTACATGAGAGGGAAGGAAACTAGTGAGGTTGACAGCAATGAAATGGAACGACAGAATCTAAAACCAAAGCAGATGCAGCAAATAAATgcaatgatataaaaaaaaaacatagcatgTTGCCTTATATTGCTAATTGATCAAAACAATAAGCACTTCTAATAATATTCAAAGTTACTTAACAGAATTTCCAACACAAAGCAGATAAAAGTAATTTATAATAAGCCTATTTAAGTTTttgaaacattacatttttgagCAGTTCAAATAATGAAAACCTTGATGCCTTAATGGTGATAAAGTACAATTTCTCCTTTCCACTGCTAACTGTGGAGTTGATGGATACCACAATTATCATTTTGTATGACCATTACAGTTTGTGTCTCAGATTCCTTGAGTTTATTAGAAACTTTCTCCTTGCTGTTCTTACAATAATGAAAGCCTTATTGTAGCTAATGACGATTACATATCAAACCATGTCTGATTGATGAGAAGGCATGCATGTGTAAATGGTTGACTACGTGCTAAACGTCATTTCTAAAGAGGGCTGACGTCATGGTGAACGAGGCCTCAAACTATGAGCTAATGCCAACGTGAGTAATGAGATTGAAAGAACATGAGTGACCCCTGGTGGACATCAGTGTATTTAGCAGGTAAGACGTGTCCCTTACTTAGAATAGTGACTTTGCAAGGTTTCATTTGGCAGTTACTGAAAGCACTCATTCTTTTAAGACTTATCTGAAATTCATTAAtctaatttgtttgtttaagtCTGTCTTCTGCAGCCCCCACAAGAGGCAGATGTTCAGCTCCCCTCCAACAAAAGAGGACATGACTTGCAAAAATATCAAGTTCTGTGCATAGGGATTCATAAGTGTCATGCACTTGGGAAACtagcagggggaaaaaaaattattttcaagAATAATACTGCTCTAAACCTTCTCACTAAATCACATTTCCGCTACTCTGCATAAGCTCCTTTTGATTATCAATGTTTTCATCCTACTTGCAATTACTGACCCTGTCCAGTCCCCTACCACTGTGAAAACTACTGCCAGAATCAAGCCAATACCTTAAATATTGAGTTATGTCGTACCATTATTTAAGTTAGTGAGGACTATGTAGAAAGTCACACGAttcaaaagtacaaataaacttTACAATTCCATTTGACTGCTTCTGAACTTCCTGCTTAAAGGTCACACTTTAATAAGGGGccaaaacatctttacaaaaaggGGTTTAATGGTACGACCTAAACTCACAAAGTATCACATTAGCTTCAGCAACACTGTTATCCAgaggttaaaacaaataaacaaaaaggacaTGTCATATTgagaatgtttttattcaaagtttactCCCCATAGCAtttccaatacaccatacaacaGCATTCTGTGGGCTGGTTAAGTGCAGTGGAGGGTGCTCGACGATGAAGAGTAGCACGTTACCATGCCAATGACAACACTAGGGTGGGGTGTGTCTTATACAGTGAAATTAGAAGCACAACTTTTCCACCTAGTTATCTTTCttagttttaaaacaaacagaaaaaattcaaaaataaaaaaaatctgaaaagggattttacagtagGGGGGGGGTCAAGACTCCAACAACTTCCTGTCCATAGctaggagggagagggacaatTTGGGTAACAGGTTAGAGGTCATCTTCGTCATCTGGCAATGCTGTTTCTGATGCAACCTGATGAGAAGATGGAGATTACAAGTTATTAATGAGTTTGAGTAATTGGCCCAGACCTAGAAGCTGCTGGATTGGAATTACAACATACAGTCAAACAGACATGGAACCTGCGTGTTTTACTCACTTGAAGCTCATGCTCGTACTTCGCAGCTAATGTTGGGTCCATGTGAACCTCTGGAGGAGCGAGGGCAGGCATGGCCACAAATTCCAGGTTGGGATCACCGATCAACTTCCTTGCTAGCCACAGGAAAGGTTTCTCGAAGTTGTAGTTACTCTTGGCCGAAATGTCGTAGTACTGGAGGAAGAACAGTGTGCAACCAGACGATTGTTAAAAAGAATACACGAATTATTTTACATTCTTCACTGACTGGAGTAGGCACGAGGGTTGACATACCTGCAGGTTCTTCTTGCGGTGAAACACGATGCTCTTGGCTTTGACTTTCCTGTCTTTTATGTCAACCTTGTTGCCACAAAGGACGATGGGAATGTTCTCACATACACGGACCAAGTCACGATGCCAGTTAGGCACGTTCTTATAAGTGACTCGAGAGGTGACGTCAAACATGATGATAGCGCACTGAGCTGTGGAAGTAAGAGAAGATTTATCTCACCATTCCCACATTTTAACATATAGTCATTGTAGAGAAAGTTCAAGGTTTAATGACTGTAACAGCACATTGTAGGATTGATCCACACACCTTGGATGTAGTATCCATCTCTCAGGCCTCCGAACTTCTCTTGACCAGCTGTGTCCCACACATTGTACTTGATTGCTCCTCTGTTGGTGTGGAACATCAGTGGGTGCACCTCTACTCCCAGAGTAGCTGGAATATTAGGCATAATATTAGGCATAAAAAGGTgagtatgtgaaacataaaaaaaggtatatatatatatatatat encodes the following:
- the ran gene encoding GTP-binding nuclear protein Ran — its product is MADSMAQCVAVFKLVLVGDGGTGKTTFVKRHITGEFEKKYVATLGVEVHPLMFHTNRGAIKYNVWDTAGQEKFGGLRDGYYIQAQCAIIMFDVTSRVTYKNVPNWHRDLVRVCENIPIVLCGNKVDIKDRKVKAKSIVFHRKKNLQYYDISAKSNYNFEKPFLWLARKLIGDPNLEFVAMPALAPPEVHMDPTLAAKYEHELQVASETALPDDEDDL